A region of Ignavibacteriota bacterium DNA encodes the following proteins:
- a CDS encoding transporter substrate-binding domain-containing protein, which produces MKTLQNNIFSKFILLAIMLQAGTVFLFSSTLKVGVYDNSPKIFLDENGKPAGIFIDVINSVCNSNNFEVEYIHGNWDDLVNKLLLGEIDLLPDMSYSLQRDTLFSMTKLSVMSSWLEIFTINNSKSLKSIEDINGLKVGVLSGSIQEQYFDKVVKSDFKIDYQLYGYSSYQASVNALKNNEIDLVVADRFFYFSKLFEDRIFPTGIILRPAELFIAFRKDMDPELINSFDKQISILKNDPKSDYYKSLQKWLNKEYASNIPLSMIIMIIVILAVLIVTSVFAILLRYNVKRKTKELNEKNAELIYAKTKVEESDRLKTAFLQNMSHEIRTPLNGMLGFIQLLKYENINSNMKEEYIRNLETSSIRLFNTISDIIEVSKIQTGQVKCELSTFVFNDTIQMCAEYFRRQAFEKDLNYNLICKSDQEINIRTDRIKLESIINNLINNAIKFTNEGTISIEYGVVDSKLYISVSDTGIGIPKDKQYMIFESFIQGDTGLSRPYEGSGLGLSIVKYYVDIIGGKISLDSKPGIGSKFTIELPRETN; this is translated from the coding sequence ATGAAAACATTACAAAATAATATCTTTTCAAAATTTATTCTACTTGCAATAATGTTGCAAGCAGGCACCGTTTTTTTATTTTCTTCCACCCTTAAAGTCGGTGTTTACGACAATTCACCTAAAATATTTCTGGATGAGAATGGCAAGCCTGCCGGAATATTTATTGATGTCATAAATTCAGTATGCAATTCAAACAACTTTGAGGTTGAGTATATTCATGGAAATTGGGATGATTTAGTTAATAAACTACTACTTGGAGAAATTGATTTATTGCCGGATATGTCATATTCTCTTCAGAGAGATACACTTTTTTCTATGACAAAACTTTCAGTCATGTCATCATGGCTTGAAATATTCACAATCAATAATTCTAAATCATTGAAATCTATTGAAGATATTAATGGCTTAAAAGTCGGAGTATTAAGTGGTTCTATTCAGGAGCAATATTTTGATAAAGTAGTAAAAAGTGACTTTAAAATTGACTATCAACTATATGGATATTCAAGCTACCAAGCATCAGTTAATGCATTGAAAAATAATGAAATTGATTTAGTAGTAGCTGACAGATTTTTTTATTTTTCAAAATTATTTGAAGACAGAATTTTTCCTACAGGAATAATTCTCAGACCGGCAGAACTATTTATTGCCTTTAGAAAAGATATGGACCCTGAGCTAATTAATTCCTTTGATAAGCAAATTTCTATATTAAAAAATGACCCTAAGTCAGATTACTACAAGTCACTTCAAAAGTGGCTTAACAAGGAATATGCATCAAATATTCCATTAAGCATGATAATTATGATAATTGTTATTCTTGCAGTACTAATAGTAACTTCTGTCTTTGCAATTCTTTTACGATATAATGTAAAAAGAAAAACTAAAGAGTTAAATGAAAAAAATGCTGAATTAATATATGCAAAAACCAAAGTTGAAGAAAGTGATCGTCTGAAAACTGCTTTTCTACAAAATATGTCTCATGAAATCCGTACACCACTTAATGGTATGCTTGGCTTCATACAGTTACTGAAGTATGAAAATATCAACTCAAATATGAAGGAAGAATATATCAGAAATCTTGAGACAAGCAGTATTAGGTTGTTCAATACAATTTCAGACATAATAGAAGTTTCAAAAATTCAAACGGGTCAAGTCAAATGTGAGCTGTCTACATTTGTATTTAATGATACAATACAAATGTGTGCTGAATATTTCAGAAGACAAGCCTTCGAAAAAGATTTGAATTACAATCTAATTTGCAAATCTGATCAAGAAATCAATATTAGAACTGATAGAATTAAACTTGAAAGTATTATTAATAATTTGATCAACAATGCAATCAAATTCACTAATGAGGGTACTATTTCCATTGAATATGGAGTAGTTGATAGCAAGCTATACATTTCAGTTAGTGATACCGGAATAGGTATTCCAAAAGATAAACAATATATGATATTTGAAAGCTTTATTCAAGGAGATACAGGATTATCACGTCCGTACGAAGGTTCTGGATTAGGACTTTCAATTGTCAAATATTATGTAGATATTATTGGCGGCAAAATTTCATTAGATTCCAAACCCGGAATAGGATCGAAGTTTACAATTGAGTTACCACGAGAAACTAATTGA
- a CDS encoding inorganic phosphate transporter, whose amino-acid sequence MDIFIVSLIILGLLAVTDLTVGVANDAVNFLNAGVGSRAGSYKKILFVAALGVLVGVLFSSGMMDIAKSGIFNPQYFVFYEVLIIFVAVMFTDLLLLDLFNTFGLPTSTTVSVVSGMFGGALVISILKIHGAGEALANVAVYLNVASLFKIFTAILLSIAFAFIFGFLVQYITRLIFTFDYKQRFRRYGAIWAGISITILSYFILMKGAKGARFLQEIGVTEWIFDNIGLLLISSLVFWTVIFQLIMLIFKNANILKFIVLLGTFALAMAFAANDLVNFIGPTLAAITAYFIAVVTPDVGTANMADLANSKVQAETWMLLFAGGVMVVTLYFSKKTRTVIQTSVGLGRQSEGEEYFDSNMLARSLVKMVISFVDIIKKITPIKLQDFVQSRFNLADYKPDLDENGNAPAFDLLRASVILIVSSGLISFATSLKLPLSTTYVTFIVAMAAALPDKAWGRDSAVYRVAGVVTVITGWFFTAFLAALTAATIALIIYYSEIYGLLGLVIFTSFVLIRTAKIHKDKENERNIELNSVEPAMAGDSVAKTHIKSIVKDAVNFIDNIVKISTNSYLGLTQNDLKILKKFRGSSKKLNKKLNLLIKNTVDYIKNDVSMYDAEPEIISIVSLCQDMADKVITLTEQNFAYIDNNHHKLFEDQLNDIIIMTKEIENFSKIIEKGFKADGIISLDELISLEKSFNDSMKLMNKNQINRIRKMPPSMKRNILMLNILNDVQGLGSSMIKIAENLIKLNLRVLTSQVEK is encoded by the coding sequence GTGGATATATTTATTGTCAGTTTGATAATACTTGGATTACTTGCTGTTACTGACCTTACTGTTGGCGTTGCTAATGACGCTGTAAACTTCTTAAATGCCGGCGTTGGTTCACGTGCCGGTTCCTATAAAAAAATACTATTCGTAGCTGCTCTTGGGGTATTGGTTGGTGTATTATTCTCCAGCGGTATGATGGACATAGCAAAATCAGGTATTTTTAATCCTCAATATTTCGTTTTTTATGAGGTTTTGATAATATTTGTTGCAGTTATGTTTACTGACTTGTTGCTTTTAGATCTTTTTAATACATTTGGACTTCCTACCTCGACTACTGTTTCGGTAGTATCGGGTATGTTTGGTGGTGCACTTGTAATTTCAATTTTGAAAATTCACGGAGCCGGAGAAGCATTAGCAAATGTAGCTGTATATCTTAATGTTGCCAGTTTATTCAAAATATTTACTGCTATCCTATTATCAATAGCATTTGCTTTTATATTCGGTTTTTTGGTTCAGTATATTACAAGGCTGATATTTACTTTTGATTATAAGCAAAGATTCAGACGTTACGGTGCAATTTGGGCAGGCATTTCAATTACTATATTATCATATTTTATATTGATGAAAGGTGCTAAAGGAGCGAGATTTTTACAGGAGATTGGTGTTACTGAATGGATTTTTGATAATATAGGTTTACTGCTTATCTCAAGTTTGGTATTCTGGACAGTAATATTTCAGCTCATAATGCTGATTTTCAAAAATGCAAATATATTAAAATTTATAGTTCTGCTTGGTACATTTGCACTCGCAATGGCATTTGCTGCCAATGACTTAGTTAACTTTATAGGTCCAACACTCGCTGCAATAACAGCATATTTCATTGCAGTTGTTACTCCCGATGTTGGAACGGCAAATATGGCAGACTTAGCCAACAGTAAAGTTCAGGCTGAGACCTGGATGTTGCTTTTTGCTGGTGGTGTTATGGTCGTTACATTGTATTTTTCCAAGAAGACCCGAACTGTAATTCAAACATCTGTAGGACTTGGCAGGCAATCTGAGGGCGAAGAGTATTTTGATTCTAATATGCTCGCACGTTCTCTTGTAAAAATGGTAATTTCATTTGTTGATATAATTAAAAAAATAACACCCATAAAACTGCAAGATTTTGTTCAATCAAGATTTAATTTAGCTGACTATAAGCCAGACCTTGATGAAAATGGTAATGCGCCTGCTTTCGATTTGTTGAGAGCGTCTGTTATTTTGATTGTATCATCAGGATTAATATCTTTTGCAACATCGCTAAAACTGCCTCTATCAACTACTTATGTTACATTTATAGTTGCTATGGCTGCTGCACTTCCCGATAAAGCCTGGGGAAGGGACTCGGCTGTTTACAGAGTTGCAGGAGTAGTTACCGTAATAACAGGTTGGTTTTTCACTGCATTTTTAGCTGCACTGACTGCTGCCACAATCGCTCTAATAATATATTACAGCGAAATTTATGGCTTATTGGGTCTGGTTATTTTTACTTCATTTGTTTTAATCAGGACAGCTAAAATTCATAAAGATAAAGAAAATGAAAGAAATATTGAATTAAATTCGGTCGAACCTGCTATGGCAGGAGATAGTGTTGCAAAAACTCATATCAAAAGTATTGTAAAAGATGCTGTGAATTTTATTGATAATATCGTCAAAATTTCAACAAACAGCTATTTGGGGCTTACTCAAAATGACTTGAAAATTCTAAAAAAATTCAGAGGTAGTAGTAAAAAACTGAACAAAAAACTGAATTTGCTGATAAAAAATACCGTTGATTATATCAAAAATGATGTTTCAATGTATGATGCTGAACCAGAGATTATTAGTATAGTTTCATTATGTCAGGATATGGCTGATAAAGTAATAACTCTTACTGAGCAAAATTTTGCATATATTGACAACAATCACCACAAGCTCTTTGAAGACCAGCTAAATGACATTATTATAATGACAAAAGAAATTGAAAACTTCTCAAAAATAATTGAGAAGGGATTCAAGGCTGATGGTATAATTTCTCTGGACGAGCTTATAAGTCTGGAAAAGAGTTTTAACGACTCTATGAAGCTCATGAACAAAAATCAGATTAATAGAATTCGTAAAATGCCACCAAGTATGAAACGAAATATTCTGATGCTAAATATTTTAAATGATGTTCAGGGGCTTGGAAGTTCAATGATAAAAATTGCTGAAAACTTAATCAAGCTCAATCTTAGAGTTCTCACATCACAAGTTGAAAAGTAG
- a CDS encoding glycosyltransferase, with protein sequence MNSEETINHHNKAELKQSYKSLENMEYDDNLSDKTHIYLIAKEYLIQENYSEALKNFYLIPEIILDNFEAAALYSNALFKEGFIYQSLQVLEILNNKEISCDERINKYKCMVKDFNEKSQVPLLTLCMIVKNESQNLPNCIESARHIVDEIIIIDTGSDDNTIETAKSFNCQVYNFQWNNDFSSARNESLKYAKGKWILYLDADEIIEISDIYRFRQFIINMSEDVGGINCIIESQVNKSRSDTEIQRGLYPRLFRNYAFPFVRFEGKVHEQVNYSLISLNKQIINSDILIKHYGYSGSDEMIESKIKRNMKLLQKQLDENPDDSYALFHLAQTYIKQQRLEDAETILLKALDKQNLSPSIEASAYNTLSQISGIKGDFINALKFAELSVEITENQKLGNLLLAESCFKLGDKIRAHTSIHKVLSLIQDKNFVPQIGFDIEFPESKLQNVLASLNKF encoded by the coding sequence ATGAATTCGGAAGAAACAATAAATCATCATAATAAAGCAGAACTTAAGCAATCCTATAAATCATTGGAAAATATGGAATATGATGATAATTTATCAGATAAAACTCATATTTACTTAATTGCAAAAGAATATCTGATTCAAGAAAATTATTCTGAAGCCTTGAAGAATTTCTATTTAATACCGGAAATAATATTAGATAATTTTGAAGCCGCAGCATTGTATTCAAATGCCCTTTTCAAAGAAGGATTTATTTACCAATCTTTGCAAGTTCTTGAAATACTAAATAATAAAGAAATTTCTTGTGATGAACGAATTAATAAATACAAGTGTATGGTAAAAGACTTTAATGAAAAATCTCAAGTGCCGCTTCTTACTCTCTGTATGATTGTCAAGAATGAATCACAAAATCTACCCAATTGTATTGAAAGTGCAAGACATATTGTTGATGAAATTATTATAATTGATACCGGCTCTGATGACAATACCATTGAAACTGCAAAATCATTCAACTGCCAAGTATATAATTTTCAATGGAATAATGACTTTTCTTCAGCAAGAAATGAGTCCTTGAAATATGCAAAAGGTAAGTGGATTTTATATCTTGATGCTGACGAAATAATTGAAATATCTGATATTTACAGATTCAGACAATTTATTATTAATATGTCTGAAGATGTTGGTGGAATCAATTGCATTATCGAAAGCCAGGTTAATAAATCAAGAAGCGATACAGAAATTCAAAGAGGACTTTATCCAAGATTATTTAGGAATTATGCTTTTCCATTTGTTAGATTTGAGGGAAAAGTTCACGAGCAAGTTAATTATTCATTAATATCATTAAATAAGCAAATTATTAATTCAGATATTTTGATTAAACACTATGGTTATAGTGGTTCAGATGAAATGATTGAAAGTAAGATCAAACGAAACATGAAACTCTTGCAGAAACAACTTGATGAAAATCCTGATGATTCTTATGCATTGTTCCATTTAGCTCAAACATACATAAAGCAACAAAGACTTGAAGATGCTGAAACAATTTTACTAAAGGCTCTTGATAAGCAAAACCTTTCGCCATCAATTGAGGCTTCTGCATACAATACTTTAAGCCAAATATCAGGTATTAAGGGCGATTTTATAAATGCTTTGAAGTTTGCAGAATTATCTGTTGAAATAACTGAAAATCAGAAGTTGGGTAATCTATTGCTTGCAGAATCCTGCTTTAAACTTGGTGATAAAATTAGGGCTCACACTTCAATACATAAAGTCCTGAGTTTAATTCAAGACAAAAATTTTGTACCCCAAATTGGGTTCGACATTGAGTTTCCTGAATCAAAACTACAAAATGTTCTTGCTTCACTAAACAAATTTTAA
- the recN gene encoding DNA repair protein RecN yields MINNLYIKDFALIENLTLDLSSGLNIVIGETGSGKSMIIDALIIIFGGRASSDYVRRGASKAIIEVNLTINGSDFGEILKEPEIEFDNELIIRREISAKGNTRNFINDTPVNLNLIKSIGDLFIDFHGQHDHQSLLNPANQIDIFDKSAGLEQILNSYRILYLELKSEVAKFNHLVEKEQSLKDKLEIQKFKFDEINKVNPLVNEDNHLYAELKLLENSEIRFSLSSELYDLLYDSELSVLNNLAKANDILNKLGDIDNTFNEFQNEINSSLISIKEISQFSNSYKSSIVFNPEKIEEIRLRLLQLKGLQKKYGSIEKILEMREELENEIILAENFDDEKKKFIKRINELKSYIFIEAKKIEELRTDYSNIFSRSIESGLYNLGINNAKFEVRISRLAGDDISDKSLVVNDEEKSIQLLSNGINNVEFYLSTNLGEDVKPLKQVASGGEISRIMLTIKNILAEKDNISCLVFDEIDTGVSGRIAGMVASAMSELAKYHQIIAISHLPQIAAKSDKLILVHKFEDDTKTYSEAKILSNSEKITEIAKMMSGNEITAASIENAEQLLKN; encoded by the coding sequence ATGATAAATAACTTATATATAAAAGATTTTGCTTTAATTGAGAATCTGACATTAGACCTAAGCAGCGGTTTAAACATCGTAATAGGGGAGACCGGCTCAGGTAAGTCTATGATTATTGATGCACTTATAATTATTTTTGGAGGCAGGGCTTCTTCTGATTATGTCAGGCGTGGTGCCTCTAAAGCAATTATTGAAGTGAATCTTACAATTAATGGATCTGATTTTGGAGAAATTCTCAAAGAGCCTGAGATAGAATTTGATAACGAACTTATTATCCGCCGTGAAATTTCGGCTAAAGGCAATACACGAAACTTTATCAATGATACTCCTGTTAATTTGAACTTAATCAAAAGTATTGGCGATTTGTTTATAGATTTTCATGGTCAGCATGACCATCAATCTTTGCTTAACCCGGCAAATCAAATAGACATATTTGATAAATCAGCAGGCTTGGAGCAAATACTAAATAGTTATAGAATTCTTTATTTAGAATTAAAAAGTGAAGTCGCTAAGTTCAATCATTTGGTTGAAAAAGAACAATCACTTAAAGATAAACTTGAAATTCAAAAATTCAAATTTGATGAAATCAATAAAGTTAATCCACTTGTCAACGAGGATAATCATCTTTATGCTGAACTAAAACTTCTTGAAAATTCTGAAATCAGATTTTCACTCAGCAGTGAACTTTATGATTTGCTTTACGATTCAGAATTATCGGTTTTGAATAATCTTGCTAAAGCTAATGATATTCTTAACAAACTTGGTGATATTGATAATACATTTAACGAATTTCAGAATGAAATAAACAGTTCTCTAATCAGTATCAAAGAAATATCCCAATTTAGTAATAGTTACAAATCATCTATTGTATTTAATCCTGAAAAAATTGAAGAAATTCGTCTTAGATTGCTTCAGCTTAAAGGATTGCAGAAGAAATACGGTTCAATAGAAAAGATTCTTGAAATGCGTGAAGAGCTTGAAAATGAAATCATACTTGCTGAGAATTTTGATGATGAGAAAAAGAAATTCATCAAAAGAATTAATGAGTTAAAATCATACATATTTATTGAAGCAAAGAAAATTGAGGAACTAAGAACTGATTATTCAAATATATTTTCTAGATCTATAGAATCAGGGCTTTATAATTTAGGAATTAATAATGCTAAGTTTGAGGTCAGAATTTCGCGATTAGCAGGAGATGATATATCCGATAAATCACTTGTTGTAAATGATGAAGAAAAAAGTATTCAATTGTTGTCTAATGGCATCAATAATGTTGAATTCTACCTTTCAACAAACCTTGGGGAAGATGTTAAACCTCTTAAACAAGTAGCCTCAGGAGGTGAAATTTCCAGAATTATGCTTACTATAAAAAATATTTTGGCTGAAAAGGATAATATCTCTTGTCTTGTGTTTGATGAGATTGATACCGGTGTTAGCGGCAGAATTGCAGGAATGGTTGCTTCAGCAATGAGTGAACTTGCAAAATATCATCAGATTATTGCCATTTCTCATCTACCACAAATTGCAGCAAAATCCGATAAGTTGATCCTGGTTCATAAATTTGAGGATGATACAAAAACATATTCAGAAGCAAAAATTCTAAGTAATAGTGAAAAAATTACAGAAATTGCTAAAATGATGAGCGGAAATGAGATAACTGCCGCTTCAATCGAAAATGCTGAACAATTATTGAAAAATTAA
- a CDS encoding HD domain-containing protein, with protein sequence MLYSRTYFSKEELENALNGIVDPVELNRILSAYDMADMAYSDKKSFNGSPYFFHTTRVCKILVSELGLTEPEILIAALLHDIFEASNEISPEIINYNFGAYVTYLLTILKDDFAAIKKYPMPVNDNINTLKIPSDDYLIIWLGEHLDNFRSLEVSPMFNPINYILNIISTLFPVAEKSENPAVKKLLHELKQERNKILG encoded by the coding sequence ATGTTATATAGCAGAACATATTTCAGCAAAGAAGAGCTGGAAAACGCATTAAATGGGATAGTTGACCCTGTCGAACTAAACCGGATTTTGTCTGCTTATGATATGGCAGATATGGCTTATTCAGATAAAAAATCTTTCAATGGCTCGCCATATTTCTTCCATACAACGAGAGTTTGCAAAATACTTGTTTCTGAACTTGGATTAACTGAGCCGGAAATATTGATTGCGGCGCTACTGCATGATATTTTTGAAGCTAGCAATGAAATTTCTCCTGAAATTATTAACTATAATTTTGGGGCTTATGTTACATATTTGCTGACAATTCTTAAAGATGATTTTGCTGCAATTAAAAAATACCCAATGCCTGTTAATGATAATATAAATACTCTAAAAATACCTTCAGACGATTATCTTATAATTTGGCTTGGAGAGCATTTGGATAATTTTCGTTCTTTGGAAGTTTCTCCGATGTTTAACCCGATTAATTATATTTTGAATATTATTTCTACACTTTTTCCTGTTGCAGAAAAAAGTGAAAATCCAGCTGTAAAGAAACTTCTTCATGAGTTAAAACAAGAACGCAATAAAATATTGGGGTAA
- a CDS encoding HDOD domain-containing protein — protein sequence MSNVHDFIQTQEFATLPAVVTKILELLESEEVDIRAVSGLIEADAPLTLKLLRVANSPLYALRSEVSSIHQAILHLGLNRLTNIVIGVSIFSKFLLSKNKSINSLLEEFWWHSSCVGMISKSLTVKTGKFYKENEFIGGLLHDIGKLALIQYDVDKYIEVIRLVEEEQMQDLDAEQKVFNTDHTIVGSEIAKLWKLPAELYDIITYHERLDDLKRNRELVSTVRIADLLAEIWGAGFHEGLRTVIIENESAWKLLLESYPELNEIDLELLTFELEIEFKKTVDFLKLVKS from the coding sequence ATGTCAAATGTGCACGACTTCATACAGACACAAGAATTTGCTACACTGCCTGCAGTTGTAACAAAGATTTTGGAATTGCTGGAAAGCGAAGAAGTTGATATCAGAGCTGTTTCCGGATTAATTGAGGCAGATGCACCGCTGACATTAAAATTACTAAGGGTAGCCAATTCACCACTTTATGCTCTCAGGTCTGAAGTGAGTTCTATTCATCAGGCAATATTGCATTTAGGATTAAACAGACTCACAAATATCGTAATCGGTGTTTCAATATTTTCAAAATTCCTATTAAGTAAAAACAAGTCAATTAATTCATTATTGGAAGAATTCTGGTGGCACTCTTCTTGCGTTGGAATGATATCTAAGTCTCTTACAGTCAAAACCGGAAAGTTCTATAAAGAGAATGAGTTTATCGGCGGATTGCTTCATGATATTGGAAAACTAGCTTTAATTCAGTATGATGTTGATAAATATATCGAAGTAATAAGACTTGTTGAAGAAGAGCAAATGCAAGACTTAGATGCTGAGCAAAAAGTATTTAATACCGATCATACTATTGTTGGTTCTGAAATTGCCAAATTGTGGAAATTACCGGCTGAGCTTTATGACATCATAACTTATCACGAAAGATTAGATGACCTGAAAAGAAATCGTGAGTTGGTCTCAACTGTAAGAATTGCAGATTTGCTTGCTGAAATATGGGGTGCTGGTTTTCATGAAGGTTTACGCACAGTAATAATTGAAAATGAATCGGCATGGAAGTTATTACTTGAATCATATCCTGAACTTAATGAAATAGATTTGGAGCTTTTAACATTTGAACTTGAAATTGAATTTAAAAAAACTGTTGATTTTTTAAAACTTGTTAAAAGTTAG